The window CTTGCAGAGTTTGTGCAACACTCTGGAGCCCATGGCCTTTTGTGGGGCTCCACCGTGCGGGATGCTTCGGAGCGGCTGGACCTGGTGTTGCTGGAACAGCTCATTGACATCATGGTGCATAAAACATCCCGGCGTTTTTAGGCCTGCACATTTTGATGCTGATCGTTACAGCTGTTTTGAAACTGAAGTGCATACACTTCAGAAAAAGAGTGCATAAAGATTCAATTGTAACGATAGAAGATTGAAGGTTTTTTGTTTTACCAAGCGTCAGGATTTAGATATGTAAGAAGTTTGTAATTATTTGCTGGATGGCATAATATTCATGAATTTCAGCTTGCGCTCAGGAAGCAATGCTAGCATTTCAACATGATCGCTGAGGTCATTGTAGAAAATGCCACTGAAGCCAGAACGGCGCAAAACGCTGGAGCCTCTCGCCTTCTCCTGGCGCGCCATGTCATGCAAGGTGGTGTCAGCCCCGACCTCAAAACCATTGCCGAAACCCTGGAAGCCGCCCGCGTCCCGGTCTATGCTCTGGTCCGACCCGACCTGAAAGACTACGCTTACGGTCCAGACCGTCATCCGCGCATCTACAAGATTCTGGACGCCTACCGCAGGGCAGGCATTCAGAACATCGCTTTTGGAGCCACCGAAGGCTCCATGATCAACTGGTTTCTGCTCGAAGAAGCAATCACCTACGGGTTCAACATCACCTTCAATGGGGCGTTTGATTTCACCCACGACCTCAGTGTGAACTACATGCTGCTCAGCATGTACCCCAGGGTTGAACGCATCACCACCCGTGGACAGGCCGTGAGCATCGTCGATGGACAGCAGGAAGTCAAAAAACTGGTTTCCCTCAACAAACCCAGCCTCAAAATCATGGTGGAGGCCACCGGTTTCAGTTACGAAACCATCCAGCCTTTCTTGCAAGAAACAGGCATCAAAGAAGTTCAGTTTGGGCGCACCGTCAGAGATGACCAGGGCAAACTGAACCCTGTGACCCTCGGCCAGTACGTCTCCCTGATGAACGGCAAACCCATCAAAGAAGAAAAGCGTGGTTTGCACAGTGCCTTTGATAAGGCTTCACCCGCTACGCGCTTCCGCCAGTAACCCTGGCTTACCTTTAAACAAAAAACAAAAGACCCGCCTGAGCGGGTCTTTCTCTTTGCAGGGTTTACTTCATGGCCTGCTGAACAATGGGACTGTTGAAGAGGGTCAGGACCCAGTTGGGAAGCACCCCAAGCACCACAGTTGCAGCCACACTGGCCAGCACGGTGAGGGTGCTGTTGGGGAAGCTGCGCTCTTCGATGGACTGGGGTTCTTCAGCGGGCATGAACATCAGCACGGCGGGCCTCAGGTAGTACACAAAGGCAATCATGCTGGTGACAATTGCAATGATGGTCATGGCCGTGTAGCCACTCTGGAAGGCCGCGCCGAAGAGCACCAGTTTGGCCACAAATCCCGCAAAGGGCGGAATTCCGGCCAGAGACAGCAGGAAGATGGCCAGGGAGATGGCGTGCAGGGGCTTGCGGTAGTACAGACCCCGCATTTTGGGGATCAGCATGCCACGGTCATCCTGCTGCAGCATGGCGATCACCGCAAACGCTCCAGCGTTTGCGAAGGTGTAGCCCAGCAGGTGGTACAGCAGGGCAGGAATCCCGAGGTCGGGTGCAGCAAGCAGGGCCAGCCCAAGGTAACCCGAGTGGGCAATGGCAGAATAGGCCAGCGCACGTTTGATTTCGGCCTGCCGGAGGGCTGCCATGTTGCCCCCGATCATGGTCAGGGCCAGAATGATCTGTGCAGGGAGGGTC of the Deinococcus cellulosilyticus NBRC 106333 = KACC 11606 genome contains:
- a CDS encoding copper homeostasis protein CutC, producing MIAEVIVENATEARTAQNAGASRLLLARHVMQGGVSPDLKTIAETLEAARVPVYALVRPDLKDYAYGPDRHPRIYKILDAYRRAGIQNIAFGATEGSMINWFLLEEAITYGFNITFNGAFDFTHDLSVNYMLLSMYPRVERITTRGQAVSIVDGQQEVKKLVSLNKPSLKIMVEATGFSYETIQPFLQETGIKEVQFGRTVRDDQGKLNPVTLGQYVSLMNGKPIKEEKRGLHSAFDKASPATRFRQ